In the genome of Kluyveromyces marxianus DMKU3-1042 DNA, complete genome, chromosome 1, one region contains:
- the GEF1 gene encoding Gef1p, with protein sequence MSGSLRLNMAYELGSNEEQAPENIPEVANFDKFTSVDWIDEERHALIKKALPLRDEFEIPTSRWHRYKHWIWSKGSSFITLTAIGLLIGGIAGFLQIFTELLVNWKSGHCARNWLLNKTFCCPKESLEKRGLLFGAFNTASTVADTFAKRSQSKCIEDGIWVETTNPILSFLLFISMSVAFAVVACLMILHIAPFATGSGISEIKTWVSGFKYTNEFLNLKTLIVKSIALPLAISSGLSVGKEGPSVHYATCCGYVITNWLLGKEMSFSEQSEYLTAATAGGVAVAFGAPIGGVLFSLEEMSSSSHFKLSTLWKSYYIALAGIAALQYMNPSRNGKIVVFEVRYDKDWYVQEIPIFILFGIFGGLYGNYISKWNVHYVSFRKRYLSRWPLQEVIILSLFTAIISYFNEFLKLDMTESMGFLFHECQTSDSSSSWSHRLCDVDNGGSFLKFLNLFCSLIFATVVRALLIVASYGCRVPAGIFVPSMAVGATFGRAVSLIVERYITGPNVITPGTYAFLGATAALSGITNLTLTVVVIMFEVTGAFTYILPTMVVVAFTRFVFSSFGADGGIADQMIVFNGFPLMEEQKGDHEFMENFFAEDIVTRDLVYLEETMTRDSLINILEGPAATISTLPILEKLDYGKLSCKGTILTRYIRNYLDTVPGSPTDLIDFKKNSEHELTQFVNFTPICVSPSTPLSILFKLFQKLGCSSIVVENGGVIMGLTTKKDVVRFMRIKHKENFGPLYAFDDKIDKKAFHLIEFCISKFARR encoded by the coding sequence ATGTCAGGAAGTCTAAGGTTAAATATGGCATATGAATTGGGGAGTAATGAGGAGCAGGCTCCAGAAAATATACCCGAAGTTGCGAATTTCGATAAATTCACATCAGTAGACTGGATTGACGAAGAACGACATGCATTGATCAAGAAAGCTTTACCTTTGCGCGATGAATTTGAGATCCCGACGTCCAGGTGGCACAGATATAAGCACTGGATATGGAGTAAAGGTAGTAGTTTTATTACGTTAACTGCGATTGGTCTCTTAATAGGTGGAATTGCAGGCTTTTTGCAGATATTTACCGAACTATTAGTGAATTGGAAGTCAGGTCATTGTGCTCGTAACTGGTTATTGAATAAGACTTTCTGTTGTCCTAAGGAATCTTTAGAGAAGAGGggacttctttttggagCGTTTAATACTGCCAGCACAGTTGCAGATACCTTTGCGAAGCGAAGTCAAAGTAAATGTATTGAAGATGGAATCTGGGTAGAAACTACCAATCCAATACTATCATTTCtacttttcatttctatGTCTGTGGCATTTGCGGTAGTAGCTTGTCTTATGATCCTACATATTGCTCCCTTTGCCACTGGCTCTGGTATCTCAGAGATCAAAACGTGGGTCTCGGGTTTCAAATACACTAACGAattcttgaacttgaagacTTTGATTGTAAAATCCATTGCTCTTCCATTGGCAATTTCCTCTGGGTTAAGCGTTGGTAAAGAGGGGCCTTCTGTTCATTATGCTACTTGTTGTGGTTACGTTATTACGAACTGGTTACTTGGGAAGGAGATGTCATTTTCTGAGCAATCTGAATATTTAACAGCTGCAACCGCTGGAGGGGTTGCTGTTGCGTTCGGTGCTCCAATAGGAGGTGTGCTATTCTCTTTAGAAGAAATGTCGTCCTCATCTCACTTTAAACTTTCTACTCTCTGGAAATCTTATTACATCGCATTAGCAGGTATCGCTGCTTTACAATATATGAATCCTTCGAGGAACGGGAAAATCGTTGTATTTGAGGTCAGGTATGACAAAGACTGGTACGTTCAGGAAATACCtatatttattctttttggtaTATTTGGAGGACTATACGGTAATTATATCAGTAAATGGAATGTTCACTATGTTTCTTTCAGGAAGAGGTATTTATCCAGATGGCCATTACAAGAGGTAATCATACTATCATTGTTTACAGCCATAATCTCTTATTTTAATGAATTTTTAAAATTGGATATGACTGAATCAATGGGTTTCCTCTTTCATGAATGCCAAACCAGTGattcctcctcttcttggTCCCATAGGCTTTGTGATGTTGACAATGGTGGTTCCTTTTTGAAATTCCTTAACCTTTTCTgctctttaatttttgcCACAGTTGTAAGGGCTTTACTTATTGTTGCATCATATGGGTGCAGGGTCCCAGCTGGGATTTTTGTACCATCGATGGCTGTTGGTGCAACGTTTGGAAGAGCTGTCAGCTTGATTGTCGAACGCTATATTACTGGCCCAAATGTCATCACCCCTGGAACATATGCTTTCCTTGGAGCTACTGCCGCTCTTAGTGGTATTACAAACCTAACATTAACTGTTGTAGTGATCATGTTTGAAGTTACGGGTGCTTTTACATATATCCTTCCTACAATGGTCGTTGTTGCATTTACAAGATttgtgttttcttcttttggagCTGATGGTGGTATTGCAGATCAGATGATAGTATTTAACGGATTCCCATTAatggaagaacaaaagggGGATCATGAATTCATGGAAAATTTCTTTGCAGAAGACATTGTAACTCGCGATTTGGTgtatttggaagaaaccATGACCCGGGACTCACTTATTAACATATTAGAAGGACCGGCTGCCACTATTAGTACTCTACCAATCTTAGAAAAATTGGACTATGGTAAACTATCTTGTAAGGGGACGATACTAACAAGATATATTCGTAATTACTTGGACACCGTTCCAGGCTCCCCAACTGACTTAATAgactttaaaaaaaattcggAACATGAGTTAACACAATTTGTTAACTTCACTCCGATATGCGTAAGCCCTTCGACGCCGTTAAGCATACTATTCAAACTATTCCAAAAGTTGGGTTGTTCTTCTATCGTGGTGGAGAATGGTGGCGTTATTATGGGTTTGACAACTAAAAAAGACGTCGTCAGATTTATGAGGATAAAGCATAAAGAAAATTTCGGTCCATTATATGCTTTCGATGATAAAATTGATAAAAAAGCATTCCACCTGATAGAATTCTGTATAAGTAAGTTTGCAAGAAGGTAG
- the SNU13 gene encoding RNA binding protein SNU13 has product MSAPNPKAFPLADAALSQQILDVVQQASNMRQLKKGANEATKTLNRGISEFIIMAADCEPIEILLHLPLLCEDKNVPYVFVPSRTALGRACGVSRPVIAASITTNDASAIKSQIYAVKDKIETLLI; this is encoded by the coding sequence ATGTCTGCTCCAAACCCAAAAGCTTTCCCTCTAGCCGATGCTGCTTTGTCTCAACAAATCTTGGATGTTGTCCAACAAGCTTCCAACATGAGACAATTGAAGAAGGGTGCCAACGAAGCCACCAAGACTTTGAACCGTGGTATCTCtgaattcatcatcatggCTGCTGACTGTGAGCCTATTGAAATTCTATTGCACTTGCCATTGTTGTGTGAAGACAAGAACGTTCCATACGTTTTCGTTCCATCCAGAACCGCTTTAGGTAGAGCTTGTGGTGTTTCTAGACCAGTTATCGCTGCTTCCATCACCACCAACGATGCTTCTGCTATCAAGAGTCAAATCTATGCCGTCAAGGACAAGATCGAAACTTTGTTAATCTAA
- the HUL4 gene encoding putative E3 ubiquitin-protein ligase HUL4, with protein MVKFNPLQIVGREKIKIRYQSSDNLICEDTPQFIETRCKCCGTLLRHPLNEYKFKCTICEVTIILKSKSNPSSNSNSPGGLSGGRRPNPSFIEFSDLVKQCRELYERDYSNTNVSSQQRFQYFIPVEKYISENFGSAEALNRCFRPVVRDQIIDYERTVAFYNLIGSIPTKRPLYLMLRVFDEILKRPKIRLKRLDDYLFIFFIMELPSLRHCVNNSHTISKSPKVKDLSYSILKRCIGYLGSMDPKLKVKLTSNLVNLRPGKFQKQWELLNIYLTYQFLKLGPGPRTQPTKINFAGMVPNEPSPRDESKENAAGYFFHSGRLKIPLESRFRIEKYGIDWHITTVCQLMKIYFEAHCRKPKGDISMFYNMVVDFIDYKRDFITWHKMNREQWKTLEELELMQTHETRYTTICQYPFLMSLGVKIAVMEFETGKMMEHNAEQAFLKALDSKRLYDVHFRVKVRRTHVTQDSLLSIQRHPHDLKKSLRVEFANEPGIDAGGLKKEWFLLLTRELFHPNHGLFQYVEESRLSWFAYGTSGLKLHGESNTQLYYLFGVVLGLAIYNSTILDVHFAKALYKKLCHEKLEFKDYEELYPETARNLQKMLDYEEPDFEDVFGLTFETTYFDILSAKSITKPLCSGGESIPVTLQNKREFVDKWVKFYMEDEVAASFSSFQSGFSRVIGDGLAFPMFRSCEVERLICGSIEQDMDFTQLRAVTKYHGGYNDKTPIIEWLWELLPQLEHEKQQRFLHFVTGSDRVPVTGLATLPFKITRTVTGADTQLPTAHTCFNELCLYEYGSRDDLKNRLLIALELYEGYGFK; from the coding sequence ATGGTGAAATTCAATCCTTTGCAAATAGTAGGGAGagaaaagataaaaatCCGCTATCAGAGCTCTGATAATTTGATTTGCGAGGATACTCCCCAATTTATTGAGACTCGATGCAAATGTTGCGGGACATTATTGCGCCATCCACTTAACGAGTATAAATTCAAATGCACTATATGCGAGGTCACTATTATATTAAAATCCAAGTCGAATCCAAGCTCCAACTCCAACTCACCTGGCGGCTTAAGCGGAGGGAGGAGACCTAACCCTTCTTTTATAGAGTTTTCTGATCTTGTTAAACAGTGCCGGGAGCTTTATGAACGTGATTATAGCAACACTAATGTATCATCCCAACAACGATTTCAGTACTTCATTCCGGTTGAAAAGTATATCAGTGAGAATTTCGGCAGTGCAGAGGCGTTGAATCGTTGTTTCCGACCTGTCGTGAGGGATCAGATTATTGATTATGAACGTACTGTGGCTTTTTATAATTTGATAGGGTCCATACCGACAAAAAGACCATTATATTTAATGCTACGGGTATTCGACGAGATACTAAAGAGACCTAAAATAAGGTTAAAGAGATTGGATGACTATTTGtttatattctttattatGGAGCTTCCATCGTTAAGACATTGTGTCAATAACAGCCATACTATTTCAAAATCCCCTAAAGTGAAAGACTTATCATACAGTATATTGAAGAGGTGCATCGGATATTTGGGTTCTATGGATCCTAAGTTAAAGGTGAAACTAACCTCAAATTTAGTGAATCTACGTCCGGGGAAATTTCAGAAACAATGGGAGTTACTAAACATATATTTAACCTATCAATTCCTGAAGCTAGGGCCTGGTCCAAGAACACAGCCTACAAAAATAAACTTTGCGGGAATGGTTCCTAATGAACCATCGCCACGCGATGAGAGCAAAGAAAATGCTGCAGgttatttctttcattcgGGGCGACTGAAGATTCCGCTGGAAAGTAGATTTAGAATCGAAAAATACGGCATTGATTGGCACATCACCACCGTGTGTCAATTAATGAAGATTTATTTTGAGGCCCACTGCAGAAAGCCCAAAGGCGATATTTCAATGTTTTACAATATGGTGGTAGACTTTATTGACTACAAGAGAGATTTTATTACGTGGCATAAGATGAATCGGGAACAATGGAAAACacttgaagaattagaaCTAATGCAAACCCATGAAACAAGGTACACTACCATATGCCAGTATCCTTTCCTTATGTCACTAGGAGTGAAGATTGCGGTGATGGAATTCGAAACAGGAAAAATGATGGAACACAATGCCGAGCAGGCATTTTTGAAAGCATTGGATTCTAAGCGGCTATACGATGTTCATTTTAGGGTAAAGGTAAGACGAACACACGTGACTCAAGATTCCTTACTGTCTATTCAGCGCCATCCCCACGATTTAAAGAAGTCCTTAAGAGTAGAGTTTGCAAACGAACCTGGGATCGATGCTGGTGGATTGAAAAAAGAGTGGTTTTTACTACTAACTCGTGAACTCTTTCACCCAAACCATGGTTTGTTTCAATATGTAGAGGAGAGCCGCTTGTCGTGGTTTGCGTATGGAACATCAGGGTTGAAATTGCATGGGGAAAGCAACACACAGTTATATTACTTGTTTGGAGTAGTTTTGGGGCTCGCAATATATAATAGCACCATATTGGATGTCCATTTTGCCAAGGCGCTATACAAAAAGCTCTGTCACGAGAAATTGGAATTTAAAGACTATGAGGAGTTGTATCCAGAAACAGCCAGAAACTTACAGAAGATGTTGGATTATGAGGAACCAGATTTTGAAGATGTTTTTGGGTTAACATTTGAGACCACTTATTTTGACATTCTAAGCGCAAAATCAATTACGAAACCTCTATGTTCAGGTGGTGAATCAATTCCTGTCACTTTACAAAATAAACGTGAATTCGTGGATAAATGGGTCAAATTCTACATGGAGGATGAGGTGGCCGCTAGTTTCAGTTCCTTCCAGTCCGGATTCTCAAGAGTAATAGGAGATGGATTAGCTTTTCCTATGTTCCGAAGTTGCGAGGTCGAAAGGCTCATTTGTGGCAGTATCGAACAAGACATGGACTTTACGCAACTAAGAGCTGTCACCAAGTATCACGGGGGATATAATGATAAAACGCCTATTATAGAATGGCTCTGGGAGCTACTACCTCAACTAGAGCACGAGAAACAACAAAGGTTCCTTCACTTTGTCACGGGCAGTGACAGAGTGCCAGTAACAGGACTTGCGACCTTACCTTTCAAGATTACCCGCACAGTAACCGGGGCTGACACTCAGTTACCTACTGCCCACACATGCTTTAACGAGTTGTGTTTGTACGAGTACGGATCACGTGATGATCTTAAAAACAGGCTACTCATTGCCCTTGAACTATATGAGGGGTATGGGTTTAAGTAG
- the RIP1 gene encoding ubiquinol--cytochrome-c reductase catalytic subunit RIP1 (mitochondrial), with protein sequence MLGLRNGVKASLKSVAPARLLSTSSVAAKSTYRTPDFGDYIKENNDADKSRNYAYFMVGSLGLLSSAGAKSTVETFISSMSASADVLAMAKVEVNLAAIPEGKNVVVKWQGKPVFIRHRTAHEIQEANQVEINSLKDPQADSDRVQKPEWLVMLGICTHLGCVPIGESGDFGGWFCPCHGSHYDISGRIRKGPAPLNLEIPQYEFDGDNLIVG encoded by the coding sequence ATGTTGGGTTTGAGAAACGGTGTCAAGGCTAGTTTGAAGTCTGTCGCTCCAGCTAGATTGTTGTCTACTTCTTCAGTTGCTGCTAAGTCTACTTACAGAACTCCGGACTTTGGGGATTACATTAAGGAAAACAATGACGCTGACAAGAGCCGTAACTATGCATACTTCATGGTTGGTTCTCTAGGTTTGTTGTCTTCTGCTGGTGCCAAGTCTACCGTTGAAACTTTCATTTCCTCCATGTCTGCTTCTGCTGATGTTTTGGCCATGGCCAAGGTGGAAGTCAACTTGGCTGCTATTCCAGAAGGTAAGAACGTTGTCGTTAAATGGCAAGGTAAGCCAGTCTTCATCAGACACAGAACTGCACACGAAATCCAAGAAGCCAACCAAGTTGAAATCAACTCTTTGAAGGATCCTCAAGCCGATTCTGACAGAGTTCAAAAGCCAGAATGGTTGGTCATGTTGGGTATCTGTACTCACTTGGGTTGTGTTCCTATCGGTGAATCTGGTGACTTCGGTGGTTGGTTCTGCCCATGTCACGGTTCCCATTATGATATCTCCGGTAGAATTAGAAAGGGTCCAGCTCCATTGAACTTGGAAATCCCTCAATACGAATTTGACGGTGACAACTTGATTGTCGGTTAA
- the RAD26 gene encoding DNA-dependent ATPase RAD26 produces MNENDNELNSLGVQMMSQASLEQKIENNANSLISKQTLEQEEKLLERYINKRDVIRQKRDSLFRKRKSASRISVRAKLKTQIDEIDNYELKPLEEDIAEIKGRIKALKEVDGEPTAQNGSDQRQPGESEKDFLLRTGKITGFGNTVNFSMDSNEDSKSVLLAERQMLKNIDGEEDADENIGEISSDIIDDSKEEAALTSEKSDITRKPAETIDDGDEYHYQQRLKKWISYRSKDRDSDIDDNTPEWLKPHPKIPDARLNEDFKVPGDIFPLLFPYQKTCVQWLCELYQQGCGGIIGDEMGLGKTIQVISFLATLHHSNKLDGPVLVVCPATVMKQWCNEFHTWWPPFRTIILHSIGAGMNKGTDISEEELESLLMNSNYGTFTYNDYEKKEKTRTSVQSRRSVKKLLDKVITDGHVIITTYVGLRLHAEALLNVNWGYAILDEGHKIRNPDSDISLTCKQIKTQNRIILSGTPIQNNLTELWSLFDFIYPGKLGTLPVFQQQFANPINMGGYSNASNIQVKTGYKCAVALRDLISPYLLRRVKSDVAKDLPKKNEMVLFCKLTQFQKSKYLEFLHSDELAKIRSGKRQVLYGIDILRKICNHPDLLDLKMKKRDDYDEDDYGNPARSGKMQVVKQLLLLWYSQGHKTLLFTQSRQMLDILEEFIRFKDPKLSELKYLRMDGTTNIGSRQQLVDKFNNEDYNVFLLTTRVGGLGVNLTGANRVIIFDPDWNPSTDMQARERAWRIGQKREVAIYRLMIAGSIEEKIYHRQIFKQFLSNKILKDPKQKRFFKMSDLHDLFTLGGDNGYETEEFNQEIMRQTTDLQRNKSEEADDLDKLSQISGVHKLEGFFNSKEEEEKKSTEDDRIMGSLFSSQKLVDDKDKDDIISQEASRNVKDALDALKQSRKQTKRFDVGTPTWTGRFGKAGRIKKAKSTQSKINKTRREASQDNDEPLKVKTLPSQEKKKDSNIDLEALKSSIKSYLIKAPNYSSKSADIVTKVGLHLTNATEVDRVRSILRDIAVFDKQEKVWTLKPSAVTE; encoded by the coding sequence ATGAATGAAAATGACAATGAATTGAATAGCCTCGGGGTTCAGATGATGTCACAGGCATCTTTAGAACAAAAGATCGAGAATAATGCTAACAGTTTGATTAGCAAGCAGACTTTGGAACAAGAGGAGAAATTATTAGAGAGATATATCAACAAACGTGATGTCATACGGCAGAAGAGAGACAGCTTATTTAGAAAGCGGAAAAGTGCTAGCAGAATCAGTGTACGTGCTAAGTTGAAAACGCAAATAGATGAGATAGATAACTATGAACTAAAAcctttggaagaagatattgCAGAAATCAAGGGCAGGATAAAGGCCTTGAAGGAGGTCGATGGTGAACCTACAGCACAAAATGGATCTGATCAGAGGCAACCTGGAGAATCTGAAAAAGACTTTTTGTTAAGAACTGGTAAAATCACAGGTTTTGGTAACACTGTCAATTTCTCTATGGATAGCAATGAAGACTCGAAGTCAGTATTACTTGCAGAAAGGCAGATGCTTAAAAATATTGATGGTGAGGAGGACGCGGATGAAAATATAGGAGAAATATCGTCTGATATAATTGACGATTCgaaggaagaagcagcaCTAACTTCAGAAAAATCAGATATAACTCGCAAGCCAGCTGAAACCATTGATGACGGAGATGAATATCATTATCAACAACGATTGAAGAAATGGATATCTTATAGAAGTAAAGACCGGGATAGTGATATAGATGATAATACACCAGAATGGTTAAAACCACATCCGAAAATCCCAGATGCTAGACTCAACGAAGATTTCAAGGTTCCTGGAGATATATTTCCTTTGCTTTTTCCATACCAAAAAACTTGCGTACAATGGTTATGTGAACTTTACCAACAAGGATGTGGTGGTATCATAGGAGATGAAATGGGTCTTGGTAAAACTATCCAAgtaatttcttttcttgctACTTTACACCACTCTAATAAATTAGACGGTCCTGTACTCGTGGTATGTCCCGCAACGGTTATGAAACAATGGTGTAATGAGTTCCATACATGGTGGCCTCCTTTTAGAACAATTATTTTACATTCTATTGGTGCTGGTATGAATAAAGGTACGGATAtttcagaagaagaattagaaagTTTGCTAATGAATTCTAACTATGGGACCTTTACCTATAACGACtatgagaaaaaagaaaaaacaaggACTTCAGTGCAGTCAAGAAGGAGTGTCAaaaaacttcttgataAAGTAATAACTGATGGACATGTCATAATAACAACTTATGTTGGTTTAAGACTTCATGCCGAAGCATTATTGAATGTTAACTGGGGATATGCTATCTTAGATGAAGGCCATAAGATACGTAATCCTGATTCTGATATTTCATTAACTTGTAAGCAAATAAAGACGCAAAATAGAATAATCCTCTCAGGTACtccaattcaaaataatCTAACTGAGTTATGGTCcctttttgatttcatttatCCTGGAAAACTTGGTACTCTACCAgttttccaacaacaatttGCTAACCCTATAAATATGGGTGGGTACTCAAATGCATCTAACATTCAGGTGAAAACAGGTTATAAGTGTGCAGTTGCTCTTAGAGATTTGATCTCACCTTACTTGTTAAGGAGGGTTAAGAGTGATGTAGCAAAAGACTTGccaaagaaaaacgaaaTGGTGTTGTTTTGTAAGCTTACCCAGTTccaaaaatcaaaataccTAGAATTCCTTCATTCAGATGAATTAGCAAAGATAAGAAGTGGAAAAAGACAAGTTTTATATGGCATTGATATTTTAAGGAAAATCTGTAATCATCCAGACTTATTAGATCTTaagatgaaaaaaagagatgattatgatgaaGACGACTATGGTAATCCTGCTAGATCGGGAAAAATGCAAGTCGTAAAACAATTGTTATTGCTTTGGTATTCTCAAGGTCATAAGACACTTCTTTTTACTCAATCAAGGCAAATGTTGGACATTTTGGAAGAGTTTATTAGATTTAAAGACCCAAAACTTTCTGAATTAAAATATTTAAGAATGGATGGAACCACAAATATAGGCTCTCGACAGCAACTAGTGGATAAATTTAATAATGAAGATTACAATGTATTTTTATTGACTACTCGAGTCGGTGGTCTCGGCGTTAATTTGACTGGTGCAAACAGGGTTATAATTTTCGATCCAGATTGGAATCCCTCCACTGATATGCAAGCTAGAGAGCGAGCTTGGAGAATTGGCCAAAAAAGGGAAGTGGCAATTTATCGTTTGATGATTGCCGGGagcattgaagaaaaaatatatcacAGACAGATCTTTAAACAATTTTTgtcaaataaaatattgaaGGATCCAAAACAAAAGCGTTTTTTTAAAATGAGCGACCTACATGACCTTTTCACATTAGGTGGGGATAACGGATACGAGACTGAAGAATTCAATCAAGAGATTATGAGACAAACAACtgatcttcaaagaaataaatcTGAAGAGGCGGACGATTTAGATAAACTTTCTCAAATATCAGGTGTCCACAAATTGGAAGGCTTTTTTAATTcgaaagaggaagaagaaaaaaagagtacTGAAGATGACAGAATAATGGGCAGTTTATTTTCCAGTCAGAAGCTTGTTGACGACAAGGACAAAGACGATATTATTAGCCAGGAGGCTTCGCGGAATGTAAAAGATGCATTAGATGCCCTAAAACAGTCTAGAAAGCAAACAAAACGCTTTGATGTTGGAACTCCGACATGGACAGGAAGGTTTGGAAAAGCAggaagaattaaaaaagcAAAATCGACGCAAAGTAAAATCAATAAAACCCGCAGGGAGGCAAGCCAGGACAATGATGAACCTTTAAAAGTCAAAACCTTACCTTcccaagaaaagaaaaaggactCGAATATCGATCTTGAAGCTCTTAAATCATCAATTAAATCTTATCTAATTAAGGCACCAAACTATTCTAGTAAGTCTGCAGATATTGTTACTAAGGTCGGTTTGCACCTTACTAATGCTACTGAAGTTGACCGTGTCAGAAGTATTTTGAGAGATATTGCTGTTTTTGATAAACAAGAGAAAGTCTGGACTTTGAAACCGTCGGCTGTAACAGAATAG
- the PET191 gene encoding Pet191p, producing the protein MGASCQDQRKAVAICLQRSPCVLIERHTPQECIENPKLSKDLPELCMAQMKAFLDCKRGIVDMTKRFRGNGALSTGKYDEQYEKLSTGNFNAREEYEKLKLLDSASKN; encoded by the coding sequence ATGGGTGCAAGTTGTCAGgatcaaagaaaagctGTTGCCATTTGCCTTCAAAGATCCCCATGTGTTCTTATTGAAAGGCATACTCCACAGGAATGCATAGAGAATCCTAAACTAAGTAAGGATCTTCCTGAGTTATGCATGGCTCAAATGAAGGCATTTTTAGATTGCAAACGTGGTATTGTTGATATGACTAAAAGGTTCAGAGGTAATGGTGCATTATCAACAGGGAAATACGATGAACAATACGAGAAATTATCCACTGGGAATTTTAACGCAAGAGAGGAGTACGAAAAATTGAAGCTTTTGGACAGCGCCAGTAAGAACTAG